Below is a window of Plasmodium brasilianum strain Bolivian I chromosome 14, whole genome shotgun sequence DNA.
CATTATGACGAGAATAATGACGAAGAAGAAAATTTGATAATAAGATTTGCAGACTATGAAACGTTTAAGTCTTACGtattaaagaaatatgataaaatctACGAAGTAACAgattatgaaaaagaaaatataaactatTACAGTATAAAATGGATAAACTTTATAAACAGAAAAGTACCGATTTTGCTTCAGAACAAGAATGGACCATGCCCTCTTTTATGTATAACcaatattttactattacgTAATCAGTTACAGCTAGataggaaaattaaaaagatttCACACAGTTTTCTTGAGGGGAAAATTATGgatatattattagaatcaaataaaaagaatgtaaCAAATCATGATTCATCATGTAATTAtcgaaaaaatattattgagTGTGTTGATATATTACCACAGTTAAAATATGGTTTAGATATAAATTGTAAATTTACTaatattcattcatttgAATACACTAAAGGATTCTGCATATTTGATATGCTTAATATTCCTTTATATCATGGATGGGTTATATCCTCTGatgatataattttctattcctatttaaaagattattcttataatgtaataataaataaaataattagatacaatgaatattatgaaaaaaataaaacaagatATGCAGACGAATCTTCAAATAGTGAACAAAAGACATTTTATCAAATAGAAGATGTGAAGGTTTTatgtgaagaaaaaaatagaaatgatACCGAAAAAATGGATGTGGATCAACATAATATTCCTGTTTTTCCAGATGATCTAGATAAAAATGGTCGGTCaaataggaataaaaaattatataaagaagaTAATGATATTGTTAATGGCACTTGGTCTGATAATGAATACAATGATGATACaacaaagaagaaaaataatattcctctcagtaataaaaattcagATGATGAAGGAAATAATAACAGAAAGAGAAGAACACATATTGCTAACTCCAATAGTGGCAAAAATTCTAATCATTTAAATTTGGATAAAAACACGAATAAGTCTGATGTAGAAATAAAAGATGATAACTTACcaaatttttctaataaagaaaataaatatacgaaTAACTCATTATTTCatagtaataaaaacaatacttgtaaaaataacaaaaaagattatagtgataataatttgttaaataCTCCAAAATTTCCTGAAGATGATTTTATATCCGGTTCTAGCTGTAATAATTCTCGAACAACTAACCAATCATGtgataaaaatgtacaagTTGATGGTGATACtatgaaggaaaaaaatataaacgaaAAAGAATTAAGGATTAATAATGAATTGTTTactgaattaaataaaaaacctAGCCAAGCTAGTGATATTAATGGTGACAATAACACGGATAATAATacagaaaattatattatgaataattataatacagAAATTAATTTAACTCCATATGAAATTCATGAAGCTTTAATAATATCCGAATTCCTTGAAACATATAAAACACAATTAACCTTAGTAGGGTTGAAATTATTGAAAGAAAATTTGAACCCAAATCAACTTGTTGCATTTTTTAGGAACAATCACTTTAAtactttatttaaatatgataataaattgTTCCTATTGGCAGCCGACATTTCCTTTTTACACCTAAGTTGCACATGGGAATTGTTTGATAATGTAGATAATGATACGTCTTACTATGATAACAACTTTCGCTGTTTATCTAGTCAGAAAAATCTTGAAAAAAACTTAAATCATTCTATggtttacttaaaaaattatgaaaaaggtATTGCAAAGAATAATATGCACTGCGTAAGGTCAAATACAACCCTTTCtaataccaaaaaaaaaaaaaaaaaatgcacattTATGTAGCTTGTTGATTTGCACATTCATATACAGGCATCTACTTATGTGCTTATGTGCAAATTATGTACGAGCATCTGTTTTTGTATGTTGATATATGGACGTACATGgacatatatgtgtgtacgcAGAAAAACACTTTGcattttgttcctttttttttttttttttctttttttttaaataacgaaaaggatttaaacttaatttttcattagcCCATGTGTATATTTCGAAGGcgcctttttttaaatagaaacGCATAAGTGTATTATGTTAATTTTCGTTTTAcctaattaaatttatgttattaacaaaataagtCAAATTATACgttattatgatatatatatataagtgtgAGTTTAATTAAagttttttgtataatttttttatatttcaaacAATTTTACGACATGATTACGTATATAAATcactaatttatttaattttattttttttaatgtattattattttttcttttttttcctgtgtcttttttctttgttcttttttcttgttactttattcattttttattttgcgcatattttttttaaaatatcatttcAAGTAAACTTTTCAACAAGAGAGTTTTCTCCTTTATGCAGTTTTCATTGCAAATGAAAACATTtggatatttaaaaataaaactaaaaaactTGAGTAATAAGgctctttcttttttatcaacaaataagaaaatgtaattttCCTTTCCTCGGTTAGTTAgcatgtataatatatctattaaAATCACACAGTCGTTAGAATTTAGCTCTTCACCGTTTTCCGCCGTTCTGTTATTTTTGAGTCCCTTATTtacatttccattttttatacatcCATTAAATTCTACTGAATTTCCATCTTCATTTGTTCCATTTTTGACGTAGGTGAAACAGGGATCGTTTTCATGGTTATTTCCTTGTAGCTTTTGCATGATCTCTTCTTCATTATccatattttgaaataatactaaaaaattatttttaaacaaacAGTCTAATATATCAACGTAAATATCTTTATCTAAATTGAAGTGAAAAATTCCTTCTTCCAGAAatgcaatttttaaaatatttaattgatTTTTAAAAGAGCTCTTTACTTTATCGGAGTTCCATATTATCTCGAAATTTAtcttgtttttaatttttatgttttcacaattttttatactaGGTATAGCAGTTAATAGTCCAGGTCTCGTTTCTTCTAAATCGCTCAGTATTTCGTTCTCACTTAATGTTAAACTACTATCACTATTTATATCTTCACTATTAAAGATGTTATTATTCTGTTTTTTATTGGTTTCACTTATATTGCGAATGCTTGCATTATTGTTTTTCTCATCTTCCATCtcttcttttactttttccacGCGGTCTACAATTTTATTTGCACTTACTGTATACAGCATACCATGTTCTTTGCTGTTCTGTTCATTTTTAACAATATCGCGTATTACCCTTTCTTCCCCCTTTTTGacctttattatttttttattacccCCAATACTTGTAATACCAACACCATTTGTATGTTCCTTACTTAATCCTAGATTGTCCACTCGTTCAGAACTGCAGTTTAAtgtattactattactgttactattattactattataattattttcactATTGTTATGATGTTCTCTATTATTATTCCTATCACTGCCGTCGTAAGAGTCCTTTTTAGTGCTGTCCTGACATCCATTGTTGTTGTTAGCACAACCATTGGTGCTATTATTTTCTGGTGGTCCTAACTCTCTAGTGTATTTCTTCTGTATGATTTCAATCCTTAGCATCTTcgattttaatttatatcgCTCTAATAATGTAGATGTGTACTCACTTTGTCTCCTAatgtgtttttttatattattttcttttattatattttcaagaAGTTGTATAGatttatctatatttattgttgttgagcaatttatatcatttgtTAGATCtttagaatttttaaaatctgCAAGAGaatgtttataaatttttaatttatatcttGCCATCGCTCTTAAATAATatgctttaaaaataatatttttaatattaactgTAAGAAGATTTTTTATGCTATATTTAACTGAATCCTTCTTACGaggtaaaaaataagtataaaataatattacacaTGAACAATCTTGTATACCTTCAAAGTAAGAACATACTCTTTGAAATGCTAATGCTCTGTTAATAAGTGCTTTAGTTCTAAGAATACATAGttcttctatatttttattttccaaaaCATAGTTGCATGACATGacatctatatataattcattgtcataatttttttctatttctagAAATACATTGTTACTTCTTAATTCATAATCTATATAACTTATTATATCGTTGTAATTTTctaaacatttattatatctcCTATTctgataatttattttcccttcttcacttttacaaataaatatgtcAAATGCTCTCGATCCCACTTTAACTATTCGTTGTTCTTccttatttaaatttaacgACCATTTACCATCCTCCTTCAATTTGTAGTCAGAACACACTTGTGCATCTGTGTAATTAGACTTACTTATATCCGTTTGTAATGAGTACACATCTTCATTTTTACCTCCTACACCTGCTATCTCATTGGAGCCTTTTCTTTCTTGTTCGTTTGTCCTTATTTCGCAGTGGTTGAAAAGACTCTCCGCattgttactattaatattactgTTACCGCTATTCTTCTCCTTATTTTCGATGCCATCTTCAACATTCTCTATTATTAGTTTTTCCCATGCCCTGTAGTAGTCATCTAAAGAATTGCAGTCCCTCTTAAGAGAAGAGTTTTGATTGAAGTTGCTTGTCTTGATTATATTAATCTCCTCACTACCCTTTTTGACATTCCTTATTtcacaattttttctttcttcctTAATTAAATTAGTTGCATCATCCTTTTTTGCTGTGGATATTTTCCCCTTACTTTTTCCTTCCTTTGTActcttctctttttctttctctcttttcttctcttttcccttctccttttcttcctttttccttatttcaTTTTGCCATGCGTATAGGTCTTCGAAGTATTCCTTT
It encodes the following:
- a CDS encoding ubiquitin carboxyl-terminal hydrolase MINDY, with protein sequence MSSLIKLHYDENNDEEENLIIRFADYETFKSYVLKKYDKIYEVTDYEKENINYYSIKWINFINRKVPILLQNKNGPCPLLCITNILLLRNQLQLDRKIKKISHSFLEGKIMDILLESNKKNVTNHDSSCNYRKNIIECVDILPQLKYGLDINCKFTNIHSFEYTKGFCIFDMLNIPLYHGWVISSDDIIFYSYLKDYSYNVIINKIIRYNEYYEKNKTRYADESSNSEQKTFYQIEDVKVLCEEKNRNDTEKMDVDQHNIPVFPDDLDKNGRSNRNKKLYKEDNDIVNGTWSDNEYNDDTTKKKNNIPLSNKNSDDEGNNNRKRRTHIANSNSGKNSNHLNLDKNTNKSDVEIKDDNLPNFSNKENKYTNNSLFHSNKNNTCKNNKKDYSDNNLLNTPKFPEDDFISGSSCNNSRTTNQSCDKNVQVDGDTMKEKNINEKELRINNELFTELNKKPSQASDINGDNNTDNNTENYIMNNYNTEINLTPYEIHEALIISEFLETYKTQLTLVGLKLLKENLNPNQLVAFFRNNHFNTLFKYDNKLFLLAADISFLHLSCTWELFDNVDNDTSYYDNNFRCLSSQKNLEKNLNHSMVYLKNYEKGIAKNNMHCVRSNTTLSNTKKKKKKCTFM
- a CDS encoding hypothetical protein (conserved Plasmodium protein); this translates as MAKSNIEIAKQLKHNSVEIKEYFEDLYAWQNEIRKKEEKEKGKEKKREKEKEKSTKEGKSKGKISTAKKDDATNLIKEERKNCEIRNVKKGSEEINIIKTSNFNQNSSLKRDCNSLDDYYRAWEKLIIENVEDGIENKEKNSGNSNINSNNAESLFNHCEIRTNEQERKGSNEIAGVGGKNEDVYSLQTDISKSNYTDAQVCSDYKLKEDGKWSLNLNKEEQRIVKVGSRAFDIFICKSEEGKINYQNRRYNKCLENYNDIISYIDYELRSNNVFLEIEKNYDNELYIDVMSCNYVLENKNIEELCILRTKALINRALAFQRVCSYFEGIQDCSCVILFYTYFLPRKKDSVKYSIKNLLTVNIKNIIFKAYYLRAMARYKLKIYKHSLADFKNSKDLTNDINCSTTINIDKSIQLLENIIKENNIKKHIRRQSEYTSTLLERYKLKSKMLRIEIIQKKYTRELGPPENNSTNGCANNNNGCQDSTKKDSYDGSDRNNNREHHNNSENNYNSNNSNSNSNTLNCSSERVDNLGLSKEHTNGVGITSIGGNKKIIKVKKGEERVIRDIVKNEQNSKEHGMLYTVSANKIVDRVEKVKEEMEDEKNNNASIRNISETNKKQNNNIFNSEDINSDSSLTLSENEILSDLEETRPGLLTAIPSIKNCENIKIKNKINFEIIWNSDKVKSSFKNQLNILKIAFLEEGIFHFNLDKDIYVDILDCLFKNNFLVLFQNMDNEEEIMQKLQGNNHENDPCFTYVKNGTNEDGNSVEFNGCIKNGNVNKGLKNNRTAENGEELNSNDCVILIDILYMLTNRGKENYIFLFVDKKERALLLKFFSFIFKYPNVFICNENCIKEKTLLLKSLLEMIF